A section of the Oryza sativa Japonica Group chromosome 1, ASM3414082v1 genome encodes:
- the LOC4327905 gene encoding uncharacterized protein, with amino-acid sequence MARRRHACFLLLLPLLVLQLLLAGGSLVDDLPAATHQVPRLVGPQRKLQQLPNPRPQPQPLPQPNPNPQPQPLPQPQPQPQPQPQPLPQPQPQPQPLPLPGPQPLPQPGPQPNPNPQPLPQPNPNPQPLPQPDPNAPPLPLPQPNPNNPQPLPQPDPNAPSLPLPQPDPNAPPLPLPQPDPNAPPQPLPQPDPNNPQPLPQPDPNAPPQPLPQPDPNSPPQPLPQPDPNTPPGQQINAKISSQPDSIGGARTLYPYGVIYNLMPLFSLFFYMF; translated from the coding sequence atggcgaggcgtCGCCATGCTTGCTTTCTTCTCCTGCTGCCTCTGCTGGTGCTGCAGCTTCTTCTTGCTGGGGGAAGCTTGGTTGATGATCTTCCTGCTGCAACTCATCAGGTGCCGAGGTTAGTAGGGCCACAGCGCAAGTTACAGCAGCTTCCAAACCCAAGGCCACAGCCGCAACCATTGCCCCAGCCAAACCCAAATCCACAGCCACAACCACTCCCACAGCCACAGCCACAGCCACAACCACAACCACAACCTCTGCCACAACCGCAGCCGCAACCACAGCCTTTACCGCTACCAGGCCCACAACCATTACCGCAACCCGGCCCGCAGCCGAACCCAAACCCCCAACCGTTACCACAGCCAAACCCAAATCCCCAGCCTTTACCTCAGCCAGACCCGAACGCTCCGCCGTTGCCTCTGCCGCAGCCTAACCCAAACAACCCGCAACCTCTGCCGCAGCCAGACCCTAACGCGCCATCACTACCTCTGCCGCAGCCAGACCCAAACGCGCCACCACTGCCTCTGCCACAACCTGATCCGAACGCGCCACCACAACCTTTGCCGCAACCAGACCCAAACAACCCTCAACCTTTACCGCAACCTGACCCTAACGCACCACCACAGCCTTTGCCGCAACCAGACCCTAACTCGCCGCCACAGCCTTTGCCGCAACCAGACCCGAACACGCCTCCTGGCCAACAAATTAATGCAAAGATATCATCACAGCCGGATTCTATTGGTGGAGCCAGAACTTTATATCCATACGGTGTAATATACAATCTCATGCCATTGTTTAGCCTATTCTTCTATATGTTTTGA
- the LOC4327906 gene encoding uncharacterized protein has product MEMGKYSSSERKKGPEKDTSIRSATVSFSSSSSSAGTRPSCWRSVVTTATARRRCCGGDEHDTAARASVLHGDHHLGGIGKKVDASAGAGVRTLVERNDFYCQECNTHGK; this is encoded by the coding sequence ATGGAGATGGGCAAATACAGCAGCAGCGAGAGGAAGAAGGGCCCCGAGAAGGACACGTCCATCAGGTCGGCCACCGTGTCCttctcgtcctcctcgtcgtcagCCGGTACACGCCCTTCTTGCTGGCGTAGCGTCGTGACGACCGCGACCGCGAGACggcgctgctgcggcggcgacgagcacgacacggcggcgcgcgcctcCGTCCTCCACGGTGACCACCACCTCGGCGGCATCGGCAAGAAGGTGGACGCGAGCGCGGGCGCGGGTGTCAGGACGCTCGTCGAGCGCAACGATTTCTACTGCCAGGAATGCAACACGCACGGCAAATAG